One stretch of Streptomyces sp. NBC_01363 DNA includes these proteins:
- a CDS encoding amino-acid N-acetyltransferase, translated as MSSELPHADSRTEPSVINTAITVRRARTSDVASVRRLLDGYVREGILLDKATVTLYEDIQEFWIAERDEDARVIGCGALHVMWEDLAEVRTLAVDHSIRGAGVGHQVLDKLLQTARWLGVRRVFCLTFEVDFFAKHGFVEIGETPVDGDVYSELLRSYDEGVAEFLGLERVKPNTLGNSRMLLHL; from the coding sequence ATGTCCTCAGAGCTTCCGCATGCCGATTCCCGTACCGAACCGTCAGTCATAAACACGGCCATCACGGTCCGACGTGCCAGGACCAGCGATGTGGCATCGGTCCGCCGTCTCCTCGACGGGTACGTACGCGAAGGCATCCTGCTGGACAAAGCGACCGTGACGCTTTACGAGGACATCCAGGAGTTCTGGATCGCGGAACGCGACGAGGACGCCCGTGTCATCGGCTGCGGCGCACTGCACGTGATGTGGGAAGACCTCGCCGAAGTGCGTACTCTCGCCGTCGATCACAGCATCAGGGGTGCCGGAGTCGGCCATCAAGTGCTGGACAAGTTGTTGCAGACCGCCCGCTGGCTGGGCGTGCGGCGGGTTTTCTGTCTCACCTTCGAAGTGGACTTCTTCGCGAAGCACGGCTTCGTGGAGATCGGAGAGACGCCGGTCGACGGAGATGTCTACAGCGAGCTGCTGCGTTCCTATGACGAGGGTGTAGCAGAGTTCCTGGGTCTCGAACGAGTGAA